The genomic window CGGCGGTGGGGGTGCTGTTCTCGGCCTACCTGACGTACCTGGAAGCGGCGGTCATCCACGCGTGGTGCCAGTGGTGCGTGGTGTCGGCCGTGCTGATCACGCTGATCTTCCTGCTTTCCCTTCCGGGGCTGCGGCAGGCCCGGTAGGGCGCGGGTTCACTGAATTTTCGGGAGCAACGAGGATGTCGCAGACTCCGGGGCAGACCGTGCGCGTGCGGCTGCTGTTCGCAGACCAGGGAACGTTTCACCCCGAAACGGTGCACGTGCCGCTGGACATGCTGTCGCGCTACGACCGGCTGGTAGACCTGCTTCGCGAGGAGGAGTCGGTTACCCGCCAACTCTTCGTAGACATGGGACGCCTGGTCTCGGCCGCGGTGATCGGGGACGACGAGCAGGACTGAGGTCTTCCGTCTCCGCATCGAAAAGGATCGGCCCTCCCCCGCGCCGCGGGGGAGGGCCGATGCCGTGAATGCGCTTGCGGATCAGGGAGCCGGCGGGGCGGGCGCGGGGGCGGCGGGCGCGTTCAGCAGCGAATCGATCGCGGCCGAGAGCTGCTCGTACGGCACGGCGCCCGTCATCATGCGCTGGCCGCCGCGGCTGCCCAGGATGAACGTGGGCGTGCCCTGGATGCCGGCCTGGGACGCCTGCATGGCGTCGCCGACGATCAGCGACGCCACGCGGTCGTTGCGGGTGCAGTCGCGGAACGCCTCCATGTCCAGCCGAAGCTCCTGCGCGAACGCCTCGAACCGCTCGGTGGCGTTCGCCTGCCCCGACCACTCGCGCTGCGTGGCGAACAGGCGGTCGTGCATGGGCCAGAACTTGTCCTGCGCCGAGGCGCACATCGATGCTTCGGCCGCGGCGAACGCCTGCGGGTGGTTGGCCAGCGGAAGGTGGATGTACAGCATCCGCACCCGTCCGGTGC from Longimicrobium sp. includes these protein-coding regions:
- a CDS encoding DsbA family protein; this translates as ETERAAGQNSAALIARADSGRYKGSASATMTVVEVSDFQCPYCREFATTTYPRIDSAYVRTGRVRMLYIHLPLANHPQAFAAAEASMCASAQDKFWPMHDRLFATQREWSGQANATERFEAFAQELRLDMEAFRDCTRNDRVASLIVGDAMQASQAGIQGTPTFILGSRGGQRMMTGAVPYEQLSAAIDSLLNAPAAPAPAPPAP